The following are encoded together in the Octopus sinensis linkage group LG15, ASM634580v1, whole genome shotgun sequence genome:
- the LOC115219791 gene encoding small integral membrane protein 7: MISDIILFSTLLVNACAVVNFNLKKNKDDLFGASPEPTVGDKIREFLLSLRYFRIFIGLWNVLIMFCMIVLFGN; the protein is encoded by the exons ATGATTTCAGATATCATCTTGTTTAG TACTCTTCTTGTCAATGCATGTGCTGTTGTTAACTTCAATTT gaaaaagaataaagatgACCTCTTTGGAGCCTCACCAGAACCAACAGTTG GAGATAAAATCCGGGAATTCTTGTTAAGTTTACGCTACTTTCGGATTTTTATTGGTTTATGGAATGTGTTAATCATGTTTTGTATGATCGT GTTATTTGGCAACTGA